One genomic region from Evansella sp. LMS18 encodes:
- a CDS encoding YfhH family protein: protein MDKKYSEMTEEELRNEIADLKVKAQKAEQMGMVNEYAVHERKMSMAKAYMMDPSEFKAGETYEIIDGEGDKFTISYKKGVFAWGSRNDSGKEEALPISLLGHKL, encoded by the coding sequence ATGGACAAAAAATACAGCGAGATGACAGAAGAAGAACTAAGAAATGAAATAGCCGATTTAAAAGTGAAAGCACAGAAGGCCGAGCAGATGGGAATGGTAAACGAGTATGCCGTCCACGAACGCAAAATGTCTATGGCCAAAGCATATATGATGGATCCTTCCGAATTTAAAGCAGGGGAAACATATGAGATTATTGATGGAGAAGGAGATAAATTCACGATCTCCTACAAAAAAGGAGTATTTGCCTGGGGCAGCAGAAATGATTCAGGCAAAGAAGAAGCGCTGCCTATTTCGTTACTGGGACATAAACTATAG
- a CDS encoding YfhJ family protein, whose protein sequence is MNDYFERLTTRLLEQNNQMSYSEARTWVELLWEDFETTYAKAGRKYKGKEMTEKILIQWIDQYGPRLHELVNENPKYREWFEKKNFYH, encoded by the coding sequence ATGAATGATTATTTTGAGCGGCTTACAACAAGGCTTTTAGAACAAAACAACCAGATGTCTTATTCCGAGGCGCGGACCTGGGTGGAATTGCTCTGGGAAGACTTTGAAACCACGTATGCGAAAGCCGGCAGAAAATACAAAGGTAAAGAAATGACCGAGAAAATACTGATTCAGTGGATTGACCAGTACGGACCAAGGCTTCACGAGCTGGTGAATGAAAACCCGAAATACCGGGAATGGTTTGAAAAAAAGAATTTTTATCATTGA
- a CDS encoding YpzG family protein has translation MSRQNTPQSGKEGYMSPFQSPRANPKHAFHQVNGETEQSLHNRVLEVQTRKRS, from the coding sequence ATGAGCAGACAGAACACCCCCCAATCAGGGAAAGAGGGATATATGAGTCCTTTTCAGTCTCCACGGGCTAATCCTAAGCATGCCTTTCACCAGGTAAACGGTGAGACGGAACAGTCGCTGCATAACAGAGTTCTTGAAGTGCAAACGCGCAAGCGGTCATAA
- a CDS encoding metal-dependent hydrolase encodes MDTGTHVVMGIAIGGLATLDPVVTSSPAMAQAVMVGAIIGSQAPDFDTVLKLKNNAVYIRNHRGVTHSVPFWFIWPTLITLGLGLMMPEINLLHLWLWTFLAVFIHVFVDIFNAYGTKALAPFHKKWMALGVINIFDPFIFVTHIVGIIIWRFGADPGWTFLLMYIFLAGYYVWRVRTQRKVYHELKSRHPDSTHIFISPTFRWHQWHVVVRTGEKMHVAQVKDMQVKYFETYSFDPIPDHKIINAARKDPNLSAFLSFSPAYRWEVTKEPHGYSVKFTDLRYRSKGHYPFIAIVRLNEDLESLSSYTGWIYNNETLERKLEVAFD; translated from the coding sequence ATGGATACGGGTACCCATGTAGTTATGGGGATTGCCATAGGCGGATTAGCCACATTAGATCCAGTCGTCACAAGCAGCCCTGCAATGGCCCAGGCAGTGATGGTAGGAGCAATAATCGGGTCTCAGGCCCCGGATTTCGATACGGTGTTGAAGCTGAAGAATAATGCCGTCTATATCAGAAACCACAGAGGGGTTACACACTCCGTGCCTTTCTGGTTTATCTGGCCGACCCTCATAACACTTGGTCTGGGATTAATGATGCCTGAGATTAATTTGCTCCATCTCTGGCTATGGACATTTCTGGCTGTTTTCATACACGTGTTTGTAGACATATTTAATGCATATGGGACCAAGGCGCTGGCTCCCTTCCATAAAAAATGGATGGCACTTGGCGTAATCAACATTTTTGACCCATTTATTTTTGTGACCCACATAGTCGGGATAATTATCTGGCGCTTTGGTGCAGATCCTGGCTGGACATTCCTGCTCATGTATATATTCCTTGCAGGCTACTATGTCTGGAGGGTACGAACCCAGCGAAAAGTCTATCATGAACTGAAAAGCAGGCATCCTGATTCCACTCACATATTTATTTCGCCAACGTTCCGCTGGCACCAGTGGCATGTAGTGGTGAGGACTGGGGAAAAAATGCATGTTGCACAAGTGAAAGACATGCAGGTAAAGTATTTCGAAACTTATTCCTTTGATCCAATTCCAGATCACAAAATAATAAATGCGGCAAGAAAGGACCCTAATTTAAGTGCTTTCTTATCCTTCTCACCAGCGTATCGCTGGGAAGTTACTAAAGAGCCGCATGGTTACAGTGTGAAGTTTACAGATTTAAGATATCGCAGTAAAGGACATTATCCTTTTATCGCGATTGTTCGCCTGAATGAAGATCTTGAATCTCTTTCGTCGTATACTGGCTGGATCTATAATAACGAGACACTGGAGCGAAAACTGGAAGTGGCTTTTGATTAA
- the mutY gene encoding A/G-specific adenine glycosylase has protein sequence MKTEIEELKDWDVSGFGDDLLQWYQENKRDLPWRRERDPYRIWVSEIMLQQTKVDTVIPYYENFMALFPTAEALAEAEEETVLKAWEGLGYYSRARNLHQAVKEVKELYGGKVPDTKEEVHKLRGVGPYTAGAILSIAYNKPEPAVDGNVMRVLSRLFLIGDDITKSSARKKFEAIAAAVISKENPADFNQALMELGAMICTPRSPACLLCPVQQHCLAREEGVQEQLPVKAKKLPPKMKKMKAAIIEDEEGRLLIEKRPEKGLLANLWQFPNMELEEGSSEDPVAESLRKAGLQTETEPASCYEVRHVFSHLIWEIDVHFGKSMGFSNEQKFNESRLKFVAKEEIRKYPFPVSHQKIIDYALKGES, from the coding sequence ATGAAAACAGAAATAGAAGAGCTGAAAGACTGGGATGTTTCCGGTTTCGGGGATGACCTGCTTCAGTGGTACCAGGAAAACAAACGTGATCTGCCGTGGAGACGGGAGCGTGACCCATACAGAATATGGGTTTCTGAAATAATGCTTCAGCAGACGAAAGTAGATACTGTGATACCTTACTATGAAAACTTCATGGCTTTGTTTCCTACAGCGGAAGCACTTGCTGAAGCGGAAGAAGAAACGGTGCTGAAAGCCTGGGAAGGACTCGGGTATTACTCAAGGGCCCGGAATCTCCACCAGGCGGTAAAAGAAGTTAAAGAACTATACGGCGGCAAAGTGCCTGACACAAAAGAAGAAGTACATAAACTTAGAGGTGTCGGGCCTTATACGGCGGGAGCTATTCTCAGCATCGCATACAATAAGCCGGAACCAGCCGTAGATGGGAATGTCATGCGTGTATTATCAAGGCTGTTTTTAATTGGCGATGACATAACTAAAAGTTCAGCACGAAAGAAGTTCGAAGCTATTGCCGCTGCAGTAATATCTAAAGAAAACCCAGCGGATTTCAACCAGGCTTTAATGGAACTCGGTGCGATGATCTGCACACCAAGGTCGCCGGCATGTCTTTTATGCCCTGTGCAGCAGCATTGCCTTGCCCGGGAGGAAGGGGTGCAGGAACAGCTTCCTGTGAAAGCAAAGAAGCTTCCTCCAAAAATGAAAAAAATGAAAGCCGCAATTATTGAAGATGAAGAAGGCAGGCTGCTTATTGAGAAAAGGCCTGAAAAAGGGCTTCTGGCTAATCTCTGGCAGTTTCCTAACATGGAACTCGAAGAAGGAAGTTCAGAAGACCCCGTTGCTGAGAGTCTGAGAAAAGCAGGGCTGCAGACGGAAACAGAACCAGCTTCCTGCTATGAAGTCAGGCATGTTTTTTCCCATCTTATCTGGGAGATTGATGTTCACTTCGGGAAATCGATGGGGTTCAGCAACGAACAGAAATTTAATGAGAGCAGGCTCAAATTTGTTGCAAAAGAAGAGATCAGGAAGTATCCTTTTCCTGTTTCCCATCAGAAAATAATTGACTATGCGTTGAAAGGGGAGTCATAA
- the sspK gene encoding small, acid-soluble spore protein K: MRNKAKGFPHRISLDGEPRAKPAYASKRADGTINTRPAERMQASTEQRDNHDERADQ; encoded by the coding sequence TTGCGGAATAAAGCTAAAGGATTTCCCCACCGTATATCGCTTGATGGTGAGCCGCGGGCAAAGCCAGCTTATGCCTCAAAGCGGGCCGATGGAACAATCAACACCCGGCCAGCCGAAAGAATGCAGGCTTCCACTGAACAAAGAGACAATCATGACGAACGGGCTGATCAGTAG